The Leptospiraceae bacterium genome includes a region encoding these proteins:
- the fliO gene encoding flagellar biosynthetic protein FliO — protein MINSLKITTDKNQFNLIVRLVFLFSFLFFSLTSLVAGERDEMDKILQKELGFDSSKTPAEDNNKSQDKKNEPINPVEERYRREEESSSLLWTLVKVILVFGILTAAMYYVLKFISKNRQNMYPVRDVMRVLASLPLAPNKQIQIVDVAGMLLVVGVSDGSVSLIKEIDSSDIKEKIYHSRETNEPQSENFLEVFMGTFKNLDFKSAIGSKNQKDTEVNDEEIMDEIKLRQLERLEKLKNDRVNLSGRKGNKSSDNFS, from the coding sequence ATGATAAATTCCTTAAAAATAACAACCGACAAAAACCAATTCAACTTGATTGTTCGGTTGGTATTTTTATTTTCATTCTTATTTTTTTCACTTACATCATTAGTTGCTGGTGAACGAGACGAAATGGACAAAATTCTCCAAAAAGAATTAGGATTTGATTCATCTAAAACTCCGGCAGAGGATAATAATAAATCACAGGATAAAAAGAATGAACCTATAAATCCTGTGGAAGAAAGATACAGAAGAGAAGAAGAATCATCTAGTTTGCTTTGGACTCTCGTAAAAGTGATTTTAGTTTTTGGAATTCTGACAGCTGCAATGTATTATGTATTGAAATTTATATCTAAAAATAGACAAAATATGTATCCAGTCAGGGATGTAATGAGAGTTCTCGCGAGTTTGCCATTAGCCCCCAATAAACAAATACAGATTGTAGATGTTGCGGGAATGTTATTAGTTGTTGGAGTATCTGATGGATCTGTGAGTCTTATTAAAGAAATAGATTCCTCTGATATAAAAGAAAAAATTTACCATTCTAGAGAGACAAATGAACCTCAGTCTGAGAATTTTCTGGAAGTGTTTATGGGCACATTCAAAAATTTGGATTTTAAGTCAGCCATTGGTTCAAAAAATCAGAAAGATACAGAAGTAAACGATGAAGAAATTATGGATGAAATTAAGTTACGCCAGTTAGAACGATTGGAAAAACTTAAAAATGATAGAGTGAATCTATCTGGGAGAAAAGGAAATAAATCTTCTGATAATTTTTCTTAA
- a CDS encoding GDSL family lipase — protein MKKKLFLILFILINIALFEGILSLFDPERILVKGFDKELLFRMYPNQSGVVVSEEYSVLVETNQYGFRQKLYDNQTYDTLVVGDSFTEGWGVEEKEIYTYIFNQNSNSTRLMNLGLHGSSPILFALQIESYIKKFKPKKIIVQIFDNDLDDNDKIEVFTDLNSDGTVKGPKSRLAATIFGEGLYNFFKERTLYRLSTKIYKFFQKQPSPILYYKVGREPKLTILSHKDSIGKFGGLKALGKEINTKYGNQFGFYKDTNEELWKNRLKKNEIYLNQILQICKENNVALSFLYIPAKEYFAKGGITGNIKDFTNEAHKLDNPHFLQIEKICKENTLTCYFANEYFFDKNPESLYFPYDAHLNAEGHKTLAEMIKRNFEQ, from the coding sequence ATGAAGAAAAAACTTTTTCTAATTTTATTTATTCTAATTAATATAGCTCTATTCGAAGGAATTTTAAGTTTATTTGATCCAGAAAGAATTTTAGTAAAAGGATTTGATAAAGAGCTATTATTTCGTATGTATCCGAACCAATCAGGAGTTGTAGTATCAGAAGAATACTCCGTTTTAGTAGAAACAAATCAGTATGGATTTAGACAAAAACTTTATGACAACCAAACCTATGATACTTTAGTGGTTGGAGACTCTTTTACAGAAGGTTGGGGTGTAGAAGAAAAAGAAATCTATACATATATTTTCAATCAAAATTCTAATTCAACAAGGCTGATGAATCTTGGGTTACATGGATCTTCCCCAATTTTATTTGCCCTACAAATAGAATCCTATATAAAAAAATTCAAACCTAAAAAAATTATCGTACAAATTTTCGATAATGACCTAGATGATAACGACAAAATAGAAGTATTCACTGACCTAAACTCAGATGGAACCGTAAAAGGACCCAAATCGCGATTAGCCGCTACAATATTTGGGGAAGGATTATATAATTTTTTTAAAGAAAGAACTCTCTACAGACTATCTACGAAAATCTATAAATTTTTTCAAAAACAACCGTCTCCAATTCTATACTACAAAGTAGGAAGAGAACCAAAACTAACAATACTTAGCCACAAAGATTCCATTGGAAAATTTGGAGGACTTAAAGCACTTGGTAAAGAAATTAATACGAAATATGGCAATCAATTTGGATTTTACAAAGATACAAATGAAGAACTTTGGAAGAATCGTCTCAAAAAAAATGAAATTTACCTAAATCAAATTCTACAAATCTGTAAAGAAAATAATGTAGCGCTTTCTTTTCTATATATTCCAGCGAAGGAGTATTTTGCAAAAGGAGGAATTACAGGCAATATCAAGGATTTCACTAATGAAGCGCATAAGTTAGATAATCCACATTTCCTTCAAATTGAAAAAATATGCAAAGAGAATACTTTAACATGTTATTTTGCAAACGAATATTTTTTTGACAAAAATCCCGAGAGTTTATATTTTCCTTACGATGCCCACTTAAACGCGGAAGGCCACAAAACGCTTGCAGAGATGATCAAAAGGAATTTTGAACAATAG
- a CDS encoding FAD-binding oxidoreductase, translating into MNENTAVYFPISNPEKVETWGMNHYSISQVFKPKTEREIRELFHYANTNKSKITFRGGGCSYGDASVNNAGIVVDMRDFNKILSFEEATGVLTAQSGVTIKQLWEYSIEKGFWPPVVSGTMMPTLGGALSMNIHGKNNFAVGPIGEHILEFTFLTPAGELIKCSKESNKELFYSFISGLGMLGCFLEIKIKMKKIYAGKMKVTPIPVKNLKGMIDEFEKNLPDSDYLVGWVDAFGSGDGIGRGLIHRADNLKAGEDKDFPENCKLEKQNLPSTFFGVIPKSWMWIFMYPFSIPIGMRLVNYVKYLAGFISTKPYMQGHAEYAFLLDYVPNWKFIYKPGSMIQYQIFIPEENAIAGMTEVLEHCQKRGLVSYLAVFKRHRKDEFLFTHSVNGYSMAMDFPVTKGNKEKLWKMCHELDEIVLKNKGRFYFAKDSTLRPEIAERYLTKDAINKFKALKTKFDPNSILQSDLYKRVFGS; encoded by the coding sequence ATGAACGAAAACACAGCAGTCTATTTTCCAATTTCAAATCCGGAAAAAGTAGAAACATGGGGTATGAATCATTATTCAATTAGTCAAGTATTTAAACCAAAGACTGAAAGAGAAATTAGGGAATTATTTCATTATGCCAACACGAATAAATCTAAAATTACCTTTCGGGGTGGTGGCTGTAGTTACGGAGATGCTTCTGTAAATAATGCAGGCATTGTTGTAGATATGCGTGATTTCAATAAAATACTTTCTTTCGAAGAGGCTACTGGTGTATTAACTGCTCAATCTGGCGTAACCATCAAACAACTTTGGGAGTATTCTATAGAAAAAGGATTTTGGCCTCCAGTAGTCAGTGGAACCATGATGCCTACATTAGGTGGAGCTTTATCCATGAATATCCACGGGAAAAACAATTTTGCTGTAGGTCCAATTGGAGAACATATTTTAGAATTCACTTTTCTTACACCTGCTGGGGAACTTATTAAGTGTAGCAAGGAATCGAATAAGGAATTATTTTATTCATTTATAAGTGGACTTGGTATGCTTGGTTGTTTTTTGGAAATAAAAATCAAGATGAAAAAGATATATGCCGGTAAAATGAAAGTAACCCCAATTCCTGTTAAAAATTTAAAAGGAATGATTGACGAATTTGAAAAAAATTTACCAGATTCAGATTACCTTGTGGGTTGGGTCGATGCATTTGGTTCCGGTGACGGGATAGGGCGAGGATTAATTCATCGGGCTGATAATCTAAAAGCAGGAGAGGATAAAGATTTCCCTGAAAATTGCAAACTAGAAAAACAAAATTTACCGTCCACTTTTTTTGGAGTAATACCTAAATCTTGGATGTGGATTTTTATGTATCCATTTTCTATTCCTATTGGAATGCGACTTGTGAATTACGTCAAGTATCTAGCCGGATTTATTTCAACGAAACCATATATGCAAGGTCATGCTGAATATGCTTTCCTTTTAGATTATGTACCAAATTGGAAATTCATTTATAAACCAGGAAGTATGATTCAATACCAAATTTTTATTCCTGAAGAAAATGCGATAGCCGGTATGACAGAAGTATTAGAACATTGTCAGAAGCGAGGACTCGTTTCATACCTCGCTGTATTTAAGAGACATCGAAAAGACGAATTTTTGTTTACGCATAGTGTAAATGGATATTCGATGGCGATGGATTTTCCTGTCACTAAAGGAAATAAGGAAAAACTTTGGAAGATGTGCCATGAGTTAGATGAGATAGTTCTAAAGAATAAAGGAAGGTTTTATTTTGCTAAGGATAGCACATTACGACCTGAAATTGCAGAACGTTATTTGACAAAGGATGCAATTAATAAATTCAAAGCACTCAAAACAAAGTTCGATCCAAACTCTATTTTACAATCTGATTTGTATAAGAGAGTTTTTGGTAGTTGA
- the fliN gene encoding flagellar motor switch protein FliN — translation MGDGSLSQDEIDALLQGADETPSYDTSGSSSGIGGGGDDLSPLDRDALTEILTSAFSNAGAMLGTLLSKTVRFVNPTPEAKSAADLSAEIGAGSVCLFTTLSGPVNGRACLVLSMENGSKIAHLLMGGLSTGAMETAQLETLKQGFTSVIGNVTVQIGVKVSSPISGSPVDVSSSKSPRDLILPDGKTLVRTTLNLNIDGIGVFKCHYIISKTMADEMLALSRKTPNRTGYGDSSGGMNVNVGPSNFGGSNIGMGMSNSGPQIGIKGVSFPSLSTAGAPSGVTNLNLLMDVQMSLTVELGRTKMYIKDILGLGEGSIIELDKLAGEPVDLLVNGKLIAKGEVVVIDENFGVRVTDIVSPTDRIKSESK, via the coding sequence ATGGGAGACGGCTCACTTTCACAAGATGAAATAGATGCACTTTTACAAGGAGCAGACGAAACTCCTTCTTACGATACGAGTGGTTCTAGTTCTGGTATCGGTGGCGGCGGAGACGATTTATCTCCACTTGATCGAGATGCGTTAACTGAAATTCTTACATCTGCCTTTTCGAATGCAGGTGCTATGTTAGGGACTTTACTTTCAAAGACTGTTCGATTTGTAAACCCTACGCCTGAGGCTAAATCGGCTGCAGATTTGAGTGCTGAAATTGGTGCAGGCTCAGTTTGTTTGTTTACCACTTTAAGCGGTCCTGTAAATGGACGTGCCTGTTTGGTACTTTCAATGGAGAATGGATCCAAAATTGCGCATTTACTGATGGGTGGACTTTCAACGGGGGCAATGGAAACAGCTCAGTTGGAAACTCTAAAGCAAGGTTTTACCTCAGTTATTGGAAATGTCACAGTCCAAATTGGAGTTAAGGTATCCTCACCAATTTCTGGATCGCCTGTTGATGTATCTAGTTCTAAGTCTCCGAGAGATTTGATTCTTCCTGACGGAAAAACATTAGTTAGAACCACTCTCAACCTAAACATTGATGGAATTGGTGTTTTTAAATGTCATTATATAATTTCAAAGACTATGGCAGATGAAATGTTAGCCCTAAGCAGAAAAACTCCAAACCGAACTGGATACGGAGACAGCAGTGGTGGAATGAATGTAAATGTAGGTCCGTCTAATTTTGGTGGATCGAATATTGGAATGGGGATGTCTAATTCCGGGCCTCAAATAGGAATAAAAGGAGTTAGTTTTCCATCTCTTTCTACTGCGGGTGCGCCTTCTGGTGTAACAAATCTGAATTTGCTCATGGACGTACAAATGTCCCTAACTGTTGAGTTAGGTAGAACAAAAATGTACATTAAAGATATTTTAGGATTAGGCGAAGGCTCAATTATAGAATTGGACAAACTTGCTGGTGAACCAGTGGATTTATTGGTGAATGGAAAGTTGATTGCTAAAGGGGAAGTTGTGGTCATTGACGAAAACTTTGGTGTGCGCGTAACGGATATTGTAAGTCCAACTGATCGAATTAAGAGCGAAAGTAAATAG
- the fliP gene encoding flagellar type III secretion system pore protein FliP (The bacterial flagellar biogenesis protein FliP forms a type III secretion system (T3SS)-type pore required for flagellar assembly.) codes for MTGKVLSFFLEIIINRVKSVLSLKPIIKFILFSFVSIFILGVGAELYAQSTNTRIPIPNLSFNVNEAKNPKETSLSLMILFLVTILSLAPAIIMSVTSFTKIVIVMDFVRRALAVQNLPPNQVMVGLAIFMTFFIMAPTLGIINEKALTPYLDGKIETNAFFEKAMVPLREFMMRQIGKSGTKDVALFLKLGKVKSVKSFEEVPSYVLIPAFMLSELKKAFIIGIYLFIPFIIIDIVVASTLLSMGLMMLPPVMISLPFKLILFVLVDGWNLLVFELVRSYR; via the coding sequence ATGACAGGAAAAGTTTTGAGTTTTTTCTTGGAAATTATTATAAATAGAGTTAAATCAGTATTATCCTTAAAACCGATTATCAAATTTATTTTATTTAGTTTTGTTTCCATTTTTATTTTAGGTGTAGGAGCTGAGTTGTATGCACAGAGCACAAACACTCGAATTCCAATTCCGAACTTAAGTTTTAATGTAAATGAAGCAAAAAATCCAAAAGAGACTAGTTTGTCTCTGATGATATTATTTTTAGTGACGATTCTTTCATTAGCCCCTGCGATTATAATGTCTGTTACTTCCTTTACTAAAATAGTAATTGTAATGGATTTTGTAAGACGTGCGTTAGCCGTTCAAAACTTACCACCTAATCAAGTTATGGTTGGTCTCGCAATTTTTATGACATTTTTTATCATGGCTCCCACTTTAGGAATAATAAACGAAAAGGCACTCACTCCGTATCTTGATGGAAAAATAGAGACTAACGCTTTTTTTGAAAAGGCTATGGTTCCTCTAAGAGAGTTTATGATGAGACAAATCGGAAAATCTGGAACAAAAGATGTCGCGTTATTTTTGAAATTAGGTAAAGTCAAATCTGTTAAATCATTTGAAGAAGTTCCTTCTTATGTGCTGATTCCCGCCTTTATGCTTTCTGAATTAAAAAAAGCATTTATCATTGGTATATATTTATTTATTCCATTTATAATTATAGATATAGTTGTCGCTTCTACTTTACTTTCAATGGGCTTAATGATGTTACCCCCCGTAATGATCAGTTTACCATTTAAATTGATTTTATTTGTTTTAGTCGATGGTTGGAATCTATTAGTATTTGAATTGGTAAGGAGTTATCGATGA